A single window of Mugil cephalus isolate CIBA_MC_2020 chromosome 1, CIBA_Mcephalus_1.1, whole genome shotgun sequence DNA harbors:
- the LOC125009548 gene encoding uncharacterized protein LOC125009548, with protein MVHVYQDGTNQLNKQDNLYCGRTKMNEDLLETGDLSLTLKYPTERDSGSYICTVYRGQDILRQKVVLHHLKAPPPVWPKVLVVLLFLLVVVLGVVGGLLFHFRHYFMSEYQVVVDPGEESVQLPCKTITRLPKDTRVEWTDRKNTKVHVYENGSDRPEEQNQFYRNRTKMKRNLKTGDLSLTLKYPTDVDTNTYICRVYDKEGEILREKQVILNVKVLQVEVDPGAESVQLSFRTTELPGDTIVVWWDRNFRKVHVYKNGSDRPEEQNQIYRNRTKMNEDLLETGDLSLTLKYPRDGDSGWFICLVFDKEGKRLREKRVELTVKDRVQVQDVTSPLMAEESV; from the exons ATGGTCCATGTGTATCAAGATGGAACAAACCAACTCAACAAACAGGACAATCTTTACTGTGGCCGaacaaagatgaatgaagacctgctggaaactggagacctcagtctgaccctgaaataccccacagagagagactctGGATCATACATCTGCACCGTCTACAGAGGCCAAGACATCCTGAGACAGAAAGTAGTGCTGCACCACCTAAAAG CACCACCTCCAGTCTGGCCTAAAGTTCTTGTGGTTCTCCTGTTTCTCCTGGTTGTTGTTCTTGGTGTCGTTGGgggtcttttgtttcattttcgaCACTACTTCATGTCAG aaTACCAGGTGGTGGTGGATCCAGGTGaggagtctgtccagctgccctGCAAAACCATAACTCGCCTTCCTAAAGACACTAGAGTGGAGTGGACGGACAGAAAGAACACgaaggtccatgtgtatgagaacggttctgaccgtcctgaagaacagaaccagttttatagaaacagaacgaagatgaagagaaacctgaaaactggagacctcagtctgaccctgaaataccccacAGATGTAGACACCAACACCTACATCTGTAGAGTCTACGACAAGGAGGGAGAGATACTGAGAGAGAAACAAGTGATACTCAACGTGAaag tcctccaggtggaggtggatccaggggcggagtctgtccagttgtccttcagaaccacagagctgcctggagacactATAGTGGTGTGGTGGGACAGAAACTTcaggaaggtccatgtgtatAAGAACGGCTCtgaccgtcctgaagaacagaaccagatttatagaaacagaacgaagatgaatgaagacctgctggaaactggagacctcagtctgaccctgaaataccccaGAGATGGAGACAGTGGATGGTTCATCTGTTTAGTCTTTgacaaggagggaaagagactgagagagaaaagagtggAGCTCACAGTGAAAG acagagtccaggtccaggatgtAACGTCTCCTCTTATGGCTGAAGAGTCAGTTTGA